A segment of the Anaerolineae bacterium genome:
GGCCTCGGCGATGATGTGGCCCAGGTTGGCCGAACGGGGATGCACCTGAAAGCGTCCGGCTTCAATGCTGGCGCTTTCCAGCAGATTATCCACCAACGTTTGCAACCCCAAAATGCCCAGGTGCAGCGAAATCAACAACTCCTGCAATTCATCCGGCGTCAGGTCGGGGGCCTGGTCCAACAGCAGTTCCGCCGAAGCGGCCAGGGCCGAAAGCGGCGTGCGAAATTCGTGGGCTACGTTGGCCAAAAAATGGCCCATAATCCGGTGAATCGTCTCCGCTTCGCTGACGTCGCGGAAAACCAGGGCCGTCCAGGCATCGTCGGTGCCCGGCGGGGTAAGTTGGGCGCCGGTAATGGCCAGGGTAGCCTGCCGGTGGTTGGCTAATTCAACAGTAACTTTTTGCCGCCGCCCCGGGGGGGGAATGAAATCGCTAAAGGGTTTAGCCATATCCACGGGCCGGAAAAATTCATTCACCGGCTGCTGCAAAACCTCGGCCCGCTGCCAGCCCGTGATCCGCTCCGCGCCCGGACTGAAAAAAGCAATCCGGCCTTCATGGTCAAGGGCCACAATCCCTTCGACAATGGCCTCCAGCAGGTGGTCGGTCCACCCCTTTTCCCGACGCAATTCCATGAGCGTGCGTTGCAAATCAATCCGGGCGTTTTCCAGGGCTTGCGCCACCAGGGTTACTTCACGCACGCCCGTCTCCACAAGCGAAAGTGGCGGGTCAAGATCATCTTGACTGAGGGCGGTAGCGGCCTGGGTTAAACGAGCCAACGGGCGGCTAATCTGCCGGGCCAAAAATACGCCCAATAAAGACCCCACCGCCGCCACAACCACCATGCTGCCAATCAGCGTCCACACCAAACTTTGTTGGGTGGCGGCAATGCTGGTTACGGCCAGCGACACCTCGGCGGTCAGACCGGGTTGTCCGGCGACCTGTTCCGGCCAGAGCGGAGAAAGAGGAAACCCAAGCGCGTAATAGGGTTGGTTGTCGGCCCCGGTAAAAAAACTTTGCCCGTCCCCGGCGGGCGTATTGGGCCGGGCTGTCCGGGCCGATTGGGGGCCGGCCAGGCTGGTGGCTGCCGGTTGACCATCCACCAGCAGCGTATGTTCCAGGCCGGTCTGGTAGTACATTTGCGCGGCAAAGTTGTTGTTCAAAACAATACCCACAATTACCTGGCCCTGCGAGGCAGCAATTTCAAGAGGGTGAGCGGCAAAAAGCCAGGGTTGAGGAACAATATCTGGTTGGATATAAAGGCCGGCCGGTATATCAACGGCGCATAATTCGTTGGCTATGGCTAGTCTAGCCCCCCCCAGGGCCTGTTTTTCTGAATCACAAACAAGCACCAGGTCCAGGCCGGCGCCCGCCTGTAGAGTCTGCAAATAAGCCGACAGTTGCGCCTGTGCTTGTTGTTCCAGCAATTTTTGCAGCGTGGGCCGCTCGGCGGTGAGCGTAGCCAGGCTAATCAATTCATTTCCCCTGGCCGTATAGAGCGCCTGCGCCGCCCGGCTGC
Coding sequences within it:
- a CDS encoding PAS domain-containing protein — protein: MKRLGLDPRSLPVQIILSFIALVVLTAVAVGLPAIWLIRYQLQRQAWAQVEQGSRAAQALYTARGNELISLATLTAERPTLQKLLEQQAQAQLSAYLQTLQAGAGLDLVLVCDSEKQALGGARLAIANELCAVDIPAGLYIQPDIVPQPWLFAAHPLEIAASQGQVIVGIVLNNNFAAQMYYQTGLEHTLLVDGQPAATSLAGPQSARTARPNTPAGDGQSFFTGADNQPYYALGFPLSPLWPEQVAGQPGLTAEVSLAVTSIAATQQSLVWTLIGSMVVVAAVGSLLGVFLARQISRPLARLTQAATALSQDDLDPPLSLVETGVREVTLVAQALENARIDLQRTLMELRREKGWTDHLLEAIVEGIVALDHEGRIAFFSPGAERITGWQRAEVLQQPVNEFFRPVDMAKPFSDFIPPPGRRQKVTVELANHRQATLAITGAQLTPPGTDDAWTALVFRDVSEAETIHRIMGHFLANVAHEFRTPLSALAASAELLLDQAPDLTPDELQELLISLHLGILGLQTLVDNLLESASIEAGRFQVHPRSANLGHIIAEAIRSMQPLLDKHGQRLVLELPVAIPVVRADSRRTIQVLVNLLSNASKYGPDEAEITVSVLVNQGWVRVAVADQGQGVLPQHRQDLFRRFVHLGSERDQSQYGAGLGLSVVKAIVEAQGGQVGVEDRPGGGMVFWFTLNVEGE